The proteins below come from a single Cannabis sativa cultivar Pink pepper isolate KNU-18-1 chromosome 3, ASM2916894v1, whole genome shotgun sequence genomic window:
- the LOC133035374 gene encoding HVA22-like protein e: MGEAVVTIFSQIRLIAGPILTLLYPLYASIVAMESITKHDDEQWLAYWIIYSFLALIEIIIQPALETVSIWYDVKLVFVGWLVLPQFKGAAVLYKRFVREQIKKYNSHGHHHIFQGRNKFLDFLRYKSDEHHDHHY; encoded by the exons ATGGGGGAAGCAGTTGTTACCATTTTTAGTCAAATTCGTTTAATTGCTGG GCCCATCTTGACATTGCTCTATCCCTT gtaTGCATCTATTGTAGCTATGGAGAGCATAACAAAACATGATGATGAACAGTGGCTTGCTTATTGGATTATATACTCATTCCTTGCTCTTATTGAAATCATCATTCAACCAGCTCTAGAGAC GGTGTCTATTTGGTATGATGTGAAGCTAGTTTTTGTGGGTTGGTTGGTTCTTCCCCAATTTAAAGGTGCAGCAGTTTTGTATAAGAGATTTGTGAGAGAACAAATCAAGAAATATAATAGCCATGGTCATCATCACATTTTTCAGGGAAGGAACAAGTTTCTAGATTTCTTGCGTTACAAAAGT GATGAGCATCATGACCATCATTACTAA
- the LOC133036086 gene encoding uncharacterized protein LOC133036086, whose translation MLAKQGWRVLVSPNSLVSQIYKGKYFPRSDFLIANFGNNPNFVWRSIWQVRDIVKLGDKRIIGSGTTTSILSQPWLPDHSNVFVTTTHLGLHNKMIVHDMFNARDASLILGLSLCISAGDDYWSWIRESTGNFLLKIPPKVKNFMWRAVSNALPTCLQLVTRHVNISPTCPIFKSQPKSITHALISCSFAQACWHHAQPSVNATANTTVGMWLSNVFTASDMETNYRTLMLCWVASSALVTLDQWRKARDKQNLLSLALGTDGSKAEQWTEPGPNTIKINIDATLFEREGSYGFKIVARDSLVTLLDTFAVCNMGSFAAEVVEAIRVKEALSWIKTKG comes from the exons ATGCTTGCCAAGCAAGGCTGGCGGGTTCTTGTCTCGCCAAATTCTCTTGTAAGCCAAATTTACAAAGGAAAGTACTTCCCTCGGTCCGATTTTCTTATTGCTAATTTTGGTAATAATCCAAATTTTGTCTGGCGAAGCATATGGCAAGTAAGAGACATTGTTAAACTTGGTGACAAACGTATCATAGGATCAGGGACCACTACCAGCATACTGTCTCAACCTTGGTTACCTGACCACTCCAATGTGTTTGTCACAACCACTCATCTTGGGCTTCACAACAAGATG ATTGTTCATGACATGTTTAATGCGCGTGATGCATCTCTGATTCTTGGACTGTCGTTATGTATTTCTGCTGGTGATGATTACTGGTCTTGGATAAGGGAGAGCACTGGTAATTTCTTG CTCAAGATCCCCCCAAAGGTCAAGAACTTCATGTGGAGAGCAGTTTCGAATGCCCTCCCCACCTGCTTACAGCTTGTCACTAGGCATGTAAATATCTCTCCAACTTGTCCCATTTTCAAGAGCCAACCAAAATCCATCACTCATGCTCTTATTAGTTGCTCTTTTGCCCAAGCATGTTGGCATCATGCTCAACCTTCTGTCAATGCTACTGCTAACACTACTGTTGGTATGTGGTTAAGCAATGTGTTTACTGCTTCTGATATGGAAACAAACTATCGCACACTCATGCTGTGTTGG GTTGCTTCATCAGCATTAGTTACTCTTGATCAATGGCGCAAAGCTCGGGATAAACAAAATTTATTATCATTGGCTCTTGGAACCGATGGCTCTAAAGCTGAGCAATGGACTGAACCTGGACCTAATACAATCAAGATTAACATTGATGCCACTTTGTTTGAGAGAGAAGGCTCCTATGGCTTCAAAATTGTTGCTCGAGACTCCTTAGTCACCTTGTTGGATACTTTTGCAGTATGTAACATGGGCTCTTTTGCTGCTGAAGTTGTCGAAGCTATAAGGGTTAAGGAGGCTCTTAGTTGGATCAAAACTAAGGGTTGA